A single window of Cellulomonas sp. NTE-D12 DNA harbors:
- a CDS encoding flavin reductase family protein, giving the protein MTAADEQQVDAYRAAAARLPGGVCVVTVGWRGSVHATTVSSVASVSLRPPQLLFCVHADSRLADALDETARWTLSVLADDQAPVADWLASYGRPVVDQLVRVPHTVSALTGGARVDGAAAWFDCETVAAYESGDHRIVVGGVLDAVQGDAEAGSLVHLRGRLRPVR; this is encoded by the coding sequence GTGACCGCCGCCGACGAGCAGCAGGTGGACGCGTACCGGGCGGCCGCCGCCCGGCTCCCCGGTGGCGTGTGCGTGGTCACGGTCGGGTGGCGCGGGTCCGTGCACGCCACGACCGTCAGCTCCGTGGCGTCGGTCTCGTTGCGGCCGCCGCAGCTCCTGTTCTGCGTGCACGCCGACTCGCGGCTCGCGGATGCGCTCGACGAGACCGCGCGGTGGACGCTCAGCGTGCTGGCGGACGACCAGGCCCCGGTCGCGGACTGGCTGGCGTCGTACGGCCGGCCCGTCGTCGACCAGCTGGTCCGCGTGCCGCACACGGTCTCGGCGCTGACGGGCGGCGCTCGCGTGGACGGCGCCGCCGCCTGGTTCGACTGCGAGACCGTCGCGGCGTACGAGTCCGGTGACCACCGGATCGTCGTGGGCGGCGTGCTCGACGCGGTCCAGGGCGACGCCGAGGCCGGTTCGCTGGTGCACCTGAGAGGCCGGCTCCGACCGGTCCGCTGA
- a CDS encoding PIG-L family deacetylase, producing MTGGLVAVHAHPDDETLATGALLAAFAGAGLPVTVVTATRGERGEVIGERLAHLEGDGPALAARREAELAAALAALGVPDQAFLDRLAPVSPKRYEDSGMVWTGSARAGLGSGVPPGAFVGVPLDEAAERLAGLLRRRRPDVLATYDPEGGYGHPDHVRTHQVTMRALELATGPAWCPVVLWRRAGRTETAAAAAALDAHGPWPGGLTLTDPAGETAALVVTDDAVHLAVDVRPVRDQVVGALRAHATQVQAVTSIDDDPRLVGAFALSNRLVQPLLPHEGYEVAGGDPGAVEWPAPVRRRRTGSDGAPSTRR from the coding sequence GTGACCGGCGGCCTGGTCGCGGTGCACGCGCACCCGGACGACGAGACGCTGGCGACCGGAGCGCTGCTCGCGGCGTTCGCCGGCGCCGGCCTGCCGGTCACCGTGGTGACCGCGACCCGCGGTGAACGCGGCGAGGTGATCGGCGAGCGCCTCGCCCACCTCGAGGGCGACGGGCCCGCGCTGGCCGCCCGTCGGGAGGCGGAGCTGGCGGCGGCACTGGCCGCCCTCGGCGTCCCCGACCAGGCGTTCCTCGACCGGCTGGCCCCGGTGTCCCCGAAGCGGTACGAGGACTCGGGCATGGTGTGGACCGGGTCGGCCCGCGCGGGGCTCGGCTCGGGGGTGCCCCCGGGCGCCTTCGTCGGCGTCCCGCTCGACGAGGCGGCCGAGCGGCTGGCCGGGCTGCTGCGTCGGCGCCGTCCGGACGTGCTCGCGACGTACGACCCGGAGGGCGGTTACGGCCACCCGGACCACGTCCGCACGCACCAGGTGACGATGCGCGCGCTGGAGCTGGCGACGGGACCGGCCTGGTGTCCCGTGGTGCTCTGGCGACGCGCGGGCCGGACCGAGACGGCGGCCGCCGCGGCGGCGCTCGACGCGCACGGGCCCTGGCCGGGCGGGCTGACGCTGACGGACCCCGCGGGGGAGACCGCCGCGCTCGTCGTGACGGACGACGCGGTGCACCTGGCGGTGGACGTGCGCCCCGTCCGTGACCAGGTGGTGGGCGCGCTGCGCGCGCATGCCACACAGGTGCAGGCCGTGACGTCGATCGACGACGACCCTCGGCTCGTCGGTGCGTTCGCCCTGAGCAACCGCCTCGTGCAGCCGCTCCTGCCCCACGAGGGCTACGAGGTGGCCGGCGGCGACCCCGGCGCCGTCGAGTGGCCGGCGCCCGTCCGCCGGCGCCGGACGGGCTCGGACGGCGCGCCCAGCACGCGCCGGTAG